The bacterium genome includes a window with the following:
- the gmd gene encoding GDP-mannose 4,6-dehydratase: MRQKALITGITGQDGSYLAEFLLKKGYEVHGIIRRASTFNTVRIDHIFSDFHSPDTRLFLHYGDMSDSAQLDNLIYNIKPSEIYHLGAQSHVRVSFDMPEYTGNITGLGTTRLLEAVRRSGIKTKFYQASSSEMFGDSPPPQNENTPFKPCSPYAIAKVYSYWIAENYRDSYNLFICNGILFNHESPRRGETFVSRKITRAIARILKGEQDFLYLGNLKAKRDWGFAPEYAEAMWAILQQEKPNNFVIGTGESHSVEEFVEKSFSYANLDWKKYVKIDPTYFRPKEVNDLIADIEKAKKELKWKPRIRFEELIKIMVDYDMVEVGLKPVGEGIKIVEKENFNWTKVS, from the coding sequence ATGAGACAAAAAGCGTTAATTACTGGCATAACAGGTCAAGACGGCAGTTACCTTGCAGAATTTCTACTAAAAAAAGGATACGAAGTCCACGGTATTATTCGTAGAGCAAGCACTTTTAACACTGTTAGAATTGACCATATATTTTCTGATTTTCATTCTCCAGACACTCGCCTTTTTCTTCATTACGGAGATATGAGCGATAGTGCTCAACTGGATAACCTTATTTATAATATTAAACCTTCAGAAATATACCACCTTGGAGCTCAGAGTCATGTAAGAGTTAGTTTTGATATGCCTGAATATACCGGTAATATTACTGGGCTTGGGACAACCCGTCTTTTGGAAGCAGTAAGACGAAGCGGTATAAAAACAAAATTTTACCAAGCAAGTAGTAGCGAGATGTTTGGAGATTCGCCGCCACCTCAAAACGAAAACACCCCTTTTAAACCTTGTAGTCCTTACGCAATAGCAAAGGTTTATTCCTACTGGATAGCAGAAAATTACCGAGATTCATACAACCTTTTTATATGTAATGGTATCTTATTTAACCACGAATCTCCAAGGAGAGGAGAAACTTTTGTAAGCCGTAAAATCACTCGAGCTATTGCACGAATTCTTAAAGGAGAACAGGATTTCCTATATTTAGGTAATCTTAAAGCAAAAAGAGATTGGGGGTTTGCTCCTGAATATGCTGAAGCTATGTGGGCTATTCTTCAACAAGAAAAACCTAATAACTTTGTTATAGGTACAGGTGAATCTCATTCTGTTGAGGAGTTTGTAGAAAAATCTTTCTCTTACGCAAACCTTGATTGGAAAAAATATGTAAAGATAGACCCAACCTATTTTCGTCCTAAAGAGGTCAATGATCTTATCGCTGATATAGAGAAAGCAAAAAAGGAGTTAAAGTGGAAACCTCGTATTAGGTTTGAAGAACTTATAAAAATAATGGTTGATTATGATATGGTGGAAGTAGGGTTAAAACCGGTAGGTGAAGGTATTAAAATAGTTGAAAAAGAAAATTTTAACTGGACAAAGGTCTCATAG
- a CDS encoding GDP-mannose 4,6-dehydratase: MKYLITGGCGFIGSHLAERLLKEGNEVFVIDDLSTGNLNNVEHLIKKKGFHLTIDTILNEAILNEMIREVDFVFHLAAVVGVKRVMENPVDSVIINVEGTYNVLKSSASFMKRTLVASTSEIYGKNDRVPFTEDADIIIGNTKKKRWSYACAKAIDEFLAFAFFEEKNLPISIVRLFNTVGPRQSERYGMVIPRFISQALANNPLTVFGSGEQTRCFMHVLDVINALLQLVKKEEIYGDVFNIGSSEEITVKELAETIIRITGSKSEILFIDPKDIYKKGFEDMKRRVPDTTKIRNLIDYKIEYNIEDIIKDCLKEKHK, from the coding sequence ATGAAATATCTAATTACAGGTGGATGTGGTTTTATTGGTTCTCATCTTGCCGAAAGATTATTGAAAGAAGGTAACGAGGTTTTTGTAATAGACGATTTATCGACAGGAAACCTTAACAATGTAGAACATTTAATAAAAAAGAAAGGTTTTCATCTTACAATTGATACAATTTTAAATGAAGCAATCCTTAATGAAATGATAAGGGAAGTAGATTTTGTTTTTCATCTTGCAGCTGTTGTGGGGGTTAAACGAGTAATGGAAAACCCAGTTGATTCAGTTATTATAAATGTTGAAGGTACTTACAATGTATTAAAATCATCTGCTTCCTTTATGAAAAGAACTTTAGTTGCATCAACTTCAGAAATTTATGGCAAGAACGACAGAGTTCCTTTTACAGAAGATGCTGATATAATAATTGGGAACACAAAAAAGAAAAGATGGAGTTACGCCTGCGCAAAAGCTATTGATGAATTTCTTGCTTTTGCTTTTTTTGAGGAGAAGAACCTTCCTATATCTATTGTGAGGCTTTTTAATACAGTTGGACCTCGTCAGAGCGAAAGGTATGGTATGGTTATTCCGCGTTTTATATCTCAAGCGTTAGCCAACAACCCGCTTACTGTTTTTGGTTCTGGAGAACAGACAAGATGTTTTATGCACGTCTTAGATGTTATAAACGCTCTGCTTCAACTTGTAAAAAAAGAAGAGATATATGGAGATGTGTTTAATATTGGTAGTTCTGAAGAGATAACTGTTAAAGAGCTTGCAGAAACAATAATTAGAATAACAGGTAGCAAATCTGAAATTTTGTTTATTGACCCCAAAGATATCTATAAGAAAGGGTTTGAAGATATGAAGAGAAGGGTGCCTGACACAACAAAAATTAGAAACCTGATTGACTATAAGATTGAGTATAATATTGAAGATATTATTAAAGATTGCTTAAAAGAGAAACATAAATAA
- a CDS encoding ribose-phosphate pyrophosphokinase encodes MNNCLLFSGSSNLNLAKKIAKCLNKDLGNVEIYKFKDGEIGIKIEENVRGKDVFIIQPTCPPVNENLMELLITLDAIRRASPRRLTAVLPYYGYARQDRKDKPRVPITAKLVANLLVSAGVDRVLTMDLHAPQVQGFFDIPVDHLFAAPVIVKYLLEKKLKKVVVVAPDVGGVKTARAFAKRLNGSLAIVDKRRLSPDQVETVHLIGDVKGCEAVIVDDLISTGSTIIEAAHILFQHKVSKVYATCTHPVFSAEAVANLLQSPIKEIIITDTIPTSNLPDKFTTLTVSELLAEAIKRTHLETSVSSLFI; translated from the coding sequence ATGAATAATTGCTTGTTGTTTTCAGGAAGTTCGAATTTAAACCTTGCTAAAAAGATTGCAAAATGCCTCAACAAAGATTTAGGTAATGTTGAGATTTATAAATTTAAAGACGGTGAAATAGGAATAAAGATAGAAGAGAACGTAAGAGGTAAAGATGTTTTTATAATACAACCGACATGCCCTCCTGTGAACGAAAACCTTATGGAGTTGCTTATAACTTTAGACGCTATAAGGAGAGCCTCCCCAAGAAGATTAACAGCAGTTCTTCCATATTATGGCTACGCTCGCCAAGATCGTAAAGATAAACCGAGAGTTCCTATAACAGCTAAACTTGTTGCCAACCTGCTTGTTTCAGCAGGTGTTGACAGAGTGTTAACAATGGATCTTCACGCTCCACAAGTACAAGGTTTTTTTGATATACCTGTTGACCATCTTTTTGCTGCTCCGGTAATTGTAAAATATCTTTTAGAGAAGAAACTTAAAAAAGTGGTAGTTGTTGCACCTGATGTTGGAGGTGTTAAGACAGCAAGAGCGTTTGCAAAAAGGCTAAACGGTTCTCTTGCTATTGTAGATAAAAGACGACTGTCTCCAGATCAAGTAGAAACAGTTCATTTAATTGGAGACGTAAAAGGGTGCGAAGCGGTTATTGTTGACGATTTAATTTCAACCGGAAGCACAATTATTGAAGCAGCTCATATTCTGTTCCAGCACAAAGTTTCAAAAGTTTATGCCACCTGTACTCATCCTGTATTTTCGGCTGAAGCGGTTGCTAATTTACTTCAATCTCCAATTAAAGAGATTATTATAACAGATACTATTCCAACCTCTAATCTGCCTGATAAGTTTACTACGTTAACAGTTTCAGAACTACTTGCTGAAGCTATAAAAAGAACTCACCTTGAAACTTCTGTCAGTTCGTTATTTATTTAG
- a CDS encoding sugar phosphate nucleotidyltransferase produces MQKKLAIIILAAGRGKRLGGKTQKVARKLLNKPLLLYIIDTIDKLSPEKIVIIVGYKKEEIFEILKEKNVEYAEQLNPLGTGHAVLQADKNLNGFDGDVLILCGDVPLISKETLSSLIDKHRQDQNVGTILSVSMYDPFGYGRIKRDSKGSVHSIVEEINASDIEKEIKEINSGIYIFNSFELFNALKKVKKDKVKGEYYLTDVIKILYDEGKKIDTYTTDKLEECLGINTDDDFKRVELILKGNNNE; encoded by the coding sequence ATGCAAAAAAAACTTGCTATTATAATATTAGCAGCAGGTAGAGGAAAACGACTTGGCGGAAAAACTCAAAAAGTTGCTAGGAAACTCTTAAATAAACCATTACTTCTCTATATCATCGATACTATAGATAAACTTTCACCCGAAAAAATTGTAATAATTGTTGGGTATAAAAAAGAGGAAATTTTTGAGATTCTTAAAGAAAAAAATGTTGAATATGCAGAACAACTAAATCCATTAGGAACAGGGCACGCTGTATTGCAAGCAGACAAAAATTTAAACGGGTTTGATGGTGACGTTTTAATACTCTGTGGAGATGTTCCTCTAATAAGTAAAGAAACCCTCTCTTCTCTAATTGATAAACATAGGCAAGACCAGAATGTTGGGACGATTCTTAGCGTATCTATGTATGACCCTTTTGGGTACGGAAGAATAAAAAGAGATTCTAAAGGTTCGGTACATTCTATTGTAGAAGAGATAAACGCATCCGATATAGAAAAAGAAATTAAAGAAATTAATTCAGGCATATATATTTTTAACTCTTTTGAACTCTTTAACGCTCTAAAGAAGGTAAAAAAAGATAAAGTAAAGGGAGAGTATTACTTAACTGATGTTATTAAAATATTGTACGATGAGGGTAAAAAAATTGACACCTACACAACAGACAAGTTAGAAGAATGTCTCGGTATCAACACAGATGATGATTTTAAAAGAGTTGAACTAATTTTAAAGGGGAATAACAATGAATAA
- a CDS encoding glycosyltransferase family 39 protein has translation MKKGKIKQIMEKINLKKILNNRTNLMLLGILAVGLLIRIIFLYYFKDTVYFNPLLMDKHDQKTFMLWAQQIIKHPVYVDGNIFYMTPLYPYFLALLYKAFFSNLNLVIFFQLLMNTFLSFLLFYIGKKIYNEKVGLIAAFLSVFYRTSIVYASSVLSDSLIYFLFILFIVLIFYALEKPNISRWVWSGIVLGLAALSKPTIAIYLPFLLLGLYLYPQKKLLPTKGSVKFQPIFVMLILLVVSGITILPITLRNYFVGGEIVPICTNGLVNWQIGNSADSIGLFYYPKGELLSPLSFAFWKLFFMKLGLFFTSYEWPQNLDMYLLDKVIPFIRVAFVKFGFVFPLGMGGLIVLSIKNFKRNFIFASYSIINVVWVTLFFIVDRFRLPAVGCFTVLSAYFIVWSIEKFKAKKVLIPILVWLGVGGFSSLFNIIPGPLIPKVSFETFAGLSVKNIEYALLKRDLDDGYRKAKAYYDFMPGDFRSNFMLACILADMGKKEAATYYLEETIRINPGFEPAYKFLSDLQFSKRNFN, from the coding sequence ATGAAAAAGGGGAAAATAAAACAAATTATGGAAAAAATAAACCTAAAAAAAATACTGAACAATAGAACAAACCTTATGTTACTTGGCATACTTGCAGTTGGCTTATTGATAAGAATTATCTTTCTTTATTATTTTAAAGATACAGTCTATTTCAATCCTCTCTTAATGGATAAACACGACCAGAAAACATTTATGCTTTGGGCACAGCAAATAATTAAACACCCCGTGTACGTAGACGGTAATATTTTTTATATGACCCCTTTATATCCATATTTTCTTGCTCTTTTATACAAGGCCTTCTTCTCAAACTTAAATTTGGTAATATTTTTTCAATTATTAATGAACACTTTTTTATCTTTCTTACTATTTTATATTGGTAAAAAAATCTATAATGAGAAGGTAGGTCTTATTGCTGCATTTCTTAGTGTTTTTTACAGAACTTCAATAGTTTATGCTTCTTCTGTTTTAAGCGATTCTCTGATATACTTCCTTTTTATACTTTTTATTGTTCTTATATTCTATGCCTTAGAAAAACCAAATATATCAAGATGGGTTTGGTCTGGAATTGTTCTTGGGCTTGCTGCTCTTTCAAAACCTACAATTGCTATATATCTCCCCTTTTTGTTATTAGGGCTATACCTATATCCTCAAAAAAAATTACTTCCTACAAAAGGTTCTGTCAAATTTCAACCTATATTTGTAATGTTAATACTTCTTGTTGTTTCAGGAATAACCATATTGCCTATTACTCTTAGAAACTATTTTGTTGGAGGGGAGATTGTGCCAATATGCACAAACGGTCTTGTTAACTGGCAGATAGGTAACAGTGCAGATTCTATCGGGTTATTCTACTATCCCAAAGGAGAACTTTTAAGTCCTTTATCATTTGCCTTCTGGAAACTCTTTTTTATGAAACTTGGGCTTTTCTTTACAAGTTATGAATGGCCACAGAACCTTGATATGTATCTTTTGGATAAAGTAATTCCCTTTATAAGGGTTGCGTTTGTTAAATTTGGATTTGTTTTCCCTTTAGGAATGGGAGGGCTGATAGTTCTTTCTATTAAAAATTTTAAACGGAATTTTATATTTGCTTCATACTCTATAATAAATGTTGTGTGGGTGACTCTATTTTTTATTGTTGATAGGTTCCGTTTACCAGCAGTTGGATGTTTTACTGTTTTATCTGCCTACTTTATTGTATGGAGTATTGAGAAGTTCAAAGCAAAAAAAGTTCTTATACCGATATTAGTGTGGTTAGGGGTTGGTGGATTTTCATCCTTATTTAATATTATCCCAGGTCCTTTAATACCTAAGGTGTCATTTGAAACCTTTGCAGGGTTAAGTGTTAAAAATATTGAGTATGCACTTTTAAAAAGAGATTTAGACGATGGGTACAGAAAAGCAAAGGCATATTACGATTTTATGCCGGGAGATTTTAGGTCAAACTTTATGCTTGCTTGTATCCTTGCAGATATGGGTAAAAAAGAAGCCGCTACATATTATCTTGAAGAAACTATAAGGATAAACCCTGGTTTTGAGCCAGCTTACAAATTTTTAAGTGACCTTCAATTTTCAAAGAGAAATTTTAATTAA
- a CDS encoding SpoVG family protein, with product MEITETRISLVGRPNSRLRAYASVTFDDVFVVRDIRIIEGKKGLFVAMPSKKMQRDCQKCGFKNAVTNKFCGSCGIGLNPIIEKDVVPSQHHRDLAHPIKTEFREYLQSKVLEEYDFESKK from the coding sequence ATGGAGATTACTGAAACAAGAATTTCTCTTGTAGGTAGACCAAACAGCAGACTAAGAGCTTATGCATCTGTTACCTTTGATGATGTTTTTGTAGTCAGAGATATTAGAATAATAGAAGGTAAAAAAGGACTTTTTGTTGCTATGCCAAGCAAGAAAATGCAAAGAGATTGTCAAAAATGCGGTTTTAAAAATGCCGTAACAAACAAGTTTTGCGGTTCTTGCGGCATTGGTTTAAATCCTATAATAGAAAAAGATGTTGTGCCTTCACAACATCATAGGGATTTAGCTCATCCAATAAAAACAGAGTTTCGTGAGTATCTGCAGAGCAAAGTTCTTGAAGAGTACGATTTTGAATCAAAAAAATAA